Proteins encoded by one window of Nicotiana tabacum cultivar K326 chromosome 10, ASM71507v2, whole genome shotgun sequence:
- the LOC107805469 gene encoding non-specific lipid transfer protein GPI-anchored 30-like yields MEMKLYQTASICLLLLMIQSAEAQDRKCIKKLLPCMKFLNGTRGNPPDSCCKPLKDVIKNMPECLCQMVSIKGSNAAEKAGIDINAAQMLPARCGQPVNYMGCLKGASSSSGYSMKSSSVKMLLAVASLFSAQLL; encoded by the exons ATGGAGATGAAATTATATCAAACAGCTTCAATTTGTTTGCTGCTGCTGATGATACAGAGTGCTGAGGCTCAAGACAGGAAGTGCATAAAGAAGCTGCTGCCTTGCATGAAATTCCTGAATGGAACAAGAGGGAATCCACCAGATAGTTGTTGCAAACCATTAAAAGATGTGATAAAGAACATGCCTGAATGCTTGTGTCAAATGGTAAGTATCAAAGGCAGCAACGCAGCGGAGAAAGCTGGGATTGACATTAATGCGGCTCAAATGTTGCCTGCTAGATGTGGACAGCCTGTTAATTACATGGGATGTCTCAAGG GAGCATCAAGTTCCTCCGGGTACTCGATGAAATCTTCAAGTGTGAAAATGCTATTGGCTGTTGCTTCTCTGTTTTCTGCTCAACTTCTTTAA
- the LOC107805470 gene encoding uncharacterized protein LOC107805470 — MRRVVIEVPVEGSLLSKSGQADVWLEPLIGPIEKAKLESHSSLTLMNDIMHATLKANLIGTKMMKRVAYSDQLVRDSQLEACNWREQSESLQIDVEYLEESKSTLEQQVRALTSELAVEKASSSQEDKEKTLLETSFSKQLSKASEEIRKLKALLSKKEAYAGELVQNLTQEQEDLRASFDKVHALESSHASLQTSYTSALAENEKLKNVIADWERDYEILEDKSDIEVSWAFLNSRHDTLIETGQENFNLESELAKINETIEKAQ; from the exons ATGAGGCGAGTAGTCATTGAAGTCCCTGTTGAGGGCAGTCTCTTAAGCAAATCAGGTCAGGCGGATGTATGGCTAGAGCCTTTAATTGGCCCAATTGAGAAAGCTAAGCTAGAGAGCCATAGTTCCTTGACCTTGATGAACGATATTATGCACGCCACTTTGAAG gcCAACCTTATCGGCACAAAGATGATGAAAAGAGTTGCCTACTCAGATCAATTAGTGCGTGATTCTCAGTTAGAGGCGTGCAATTGGAGGGAACAGAGTGAGAGCTTGCAAATTGATGTGGAGTATTTAGAGGAGAGTAAGAGTACCTTGGAGCAGCAGGTACGGGCTTTGACTTCGGAGTTGGCGGTTGAAAAGGCTTCCTCAAGCcaagaagataaagaaaaaactCTCCTTGAAACTTCCTTCTCAAAGCAGTTGTCCAAGGCTAGTGAGGAAATCAGAAAGTTGAAGGCTCTTTTGAGTAAAAAAGAAGCTTACGCTGGGGAGCTCGTACAAAATTTGACTCAGGAACAAGAAGACCTTCGAGCTTCTTTTGATAAGGTGCATGCTTTAGAAAGCTCTCATGCCTCTCTCCAGACTTCTTACACatctgccttggctgaaaatgagaaGTTAAAGAACGTGATTGCTGACTGGGAAAgggattatgagatccttgaagataAATCTGATATTGAAGTAAGTTGGGCGTTTTTGAATTCACGCCATGATACCCTAATTGAAACTGGCCAAGAAAATTTCAATTTGGAATCTGAGTTGGCTAAAATCAATGAAACTATTGAGAAAGCTCAGTAA